Genomic segment of Vulpes lagopus strain Blue_001 chromosome 7, ASM1834538v1, whole genome shotgun sequence:
GTAGTTCATGACACACCTGAGCAGGCAATACCACTGCCTGGCTGGGGCACCTTGGCTGAGTCACTTCTTGcctcccatctgcaaaatgagtgGTTAGGATGGAGAagtggtttttaaacttttttttttcccctcagcagCTCAACTCTTCAACTTAGGTGATCGATAGGAGAAAAGCTAGATATTTCTGGTTGAAATGGGGAAGTGGGGCTGGAGCTCTCCTCCTGCCTGACTCCCCCTTTTAAGGCCCCAAGGGTGGTGAGATGGCCCCCGCTTTGGACTCTCAGACCTCGGAGGGTCACTGCTGGCCAGGCCGATTGTGTTCTAAGAACGGAGATGGCAGCAAGACTTGTGTGGTTGCAGCTCCTTGGGCACATTAGATGATCAGGAAAGggggaggcctggctggctcagttggaggaccATGCGATTCtcgatctcggggtcgtgagttcaagccccacggtgggtgtagatgttacttaaaaataaacaaatttgctGAGTCTGGGGTGCAGAGGTTTTAGGCTGTGCGGTGGGTGAAGTGCAGGGTAGGCAGCCTCTTTGTGTGAAGAGGAGGCTTTagccattttagaaaagaaatgagggCCCAGGAGAGAAGCCCAGAGGTTCCCTTACCATCTTCGCCGTCTAGAAGGAACCTGCCGCCCCTACCTTCCCAGGCCATAGATCCCAGGGCTTGAAGAGACCGCCCACAATCTCGCAGATGTTTGGCTTCCAGGGTTGGTTGTTCGCCATGCCCTGGGGGAACTCTGGTCCCCACTCCCCAGCCCGCCGCCCAGCAGCTCTGTGGCCTTTGCTGCAGGCAGGTGCGCTCAGGAGGCTGCAACCCCGGGCCACCTGGCAGCTGCAGGTGCTGCGTGTGTGCTGCCATGGAGACGGGCCCGGGGTTGGTGGCTGGTGGAGAGGAGGCGGGCTCCCAAAGCTCTGTGGACTCTGGAGAGGGAGAGACGGGAGCCTCGGGTCTGTCGGGCAGCCTGACCACCCCCGTCCCGAGGAAGCCCAGGTGGGTGCCCTGCGGTTTCCGGGGACcaaaggagggaggagcagccagAGGGGAGGCCACGTATTGGGACGGTCCAGAAGGGCTGATCTGGGGCCCCGGGCAAGGGAGCCTCGCCAAGCTCCCAGGTCGAGGGGAAAAGCCTTGCCAGGACCCCGTTGGCAGGCCCGTGCATGCCCCGCACAAAGACCGGGCAAGTGGGCTCTGGAGGGTTGGCCCTGTAGCCCCACGGGAGGAGGGAAAGACGGCCTGGCATTTGTCCCCAGACGAGGGACAGACCAGGGAGGTCACAGAGGCCATCTCTGCCCCACAACACAGACCACAGActggctcccctccctctccctggagTCCGAGGAGTCAAGGGCAGTGCCAGGGAGCCTAAGGAGCATTGTTTCCACTTCCCAAGCGGGGGGGCGCGGCCTCCGTCAGTGGCAGCTCATTAATGGCAGGTGCCTCGGGCCTTTGCCCTGATGGGGGGTCGCTGCAGGAGCACCACTCAACTCTACAGCGTAGGAGCTGGGTGATGGGGACCAGGTTGCTCCGTGTTTCGAAACGAGGTTTTTCATCCGTGAAATGTGGGTGACAGTACCTTTTAACAACGCACAGAACCCGTAGCCTAGGACCAGGCACCGGGATGGAGCTCCACGGGTGTCCCTttgctccttttccctttctgccaGGCCGCCCGTGTCTGACCTGAGGATGGCGGAGCGGCAGGGCCAGGAGCCCGAGTGCCCTGTCTGCTGGAACCCCTTCAACAACACATTTCACACCCCCAAGGTGCTGGACTGTTGTCACTCCTTCTGCGTGGAATGCCTGGCCCACCTCAGCCTGGTGACTCCAGCCCGGCGCCGGCTGCTGTGCCCACTCTGTCGCCAGCCCACCGTGCTGGCCTCTGGGCAGCCCGTCACGGACTTGCCCACGGACACTGCCGTGCTCACCCTGCTTCGCCTGGAGCCCCACCACATCATCCTGGAAGGCCACCAGCTCTGTCTCAAGGACCAGCCCAAGAGCCGCTACTTCCTGCGCCAGCCCCGAGTCTATACACTGGACCTAGGCCCTGAGCCTGGGAGCCAAACTGGGCCCCCCCAGGACATGGGCCCTGCCACCAGGTCTCTGCCCGTTCCCATCCCCAGCCACTACTCTCCGAGGGAGTGTTTCCGCAACCCTCAGTTCCGGATCTTTGCTTACCTGATGGCTGTTATCCTCAGTGTTACTCTGTTGCTCATCTTCTCCATCTTTTGGACCAAGCAATTCCTTTGGGGTGTGGGGTGAGCATTGTTTCTGGACAAAGaaccaagcttttttttttttttttttttttaaatattttttaaaattctttttaaagaggctccatgcccagtgcagagcccaatgcgcgacctgaactcatgaccctgagatcaagatccaaGCTATTGAGTCATACActtttaacccactgagccacccagaagccctggaACCAAGCCTTTCTTGACTGCAGCTGGAGATGGGGACTGCACGGCCTCACTGGGGGTGGTCTTCCTTTGTAGTATTGTTCATTTCTACAGTTAGTCCACGTGGTTGCTCTGGGAACAGAGATCCCTACTAGGAGAACCTCTGAAAGTTAAAAGGCTGGGAAAGACCTGAAGAGAACTTGGTGTGAGCCATGGGGC
This window contains:
- the RNF183 gene encoding E3 ubiquitin-protein ligase RNF183 isoform X3; this encodes MAERQGQEPECPVCWNPFNNTFHTPKVLDCCHSFCVECLAHLSLVTPARRRLLCPLCRQPTVLASGQPVTDLPTDTAVLTLLRLEPHHIILEGHQLCLKDQPKSRYFLRQPRVYTLDLGPEPGSQTGPPQDMGPATRSLPVPIPSHYSPRECFRNPQFRIFAYLMAVILSVTLLLIFSIFWTKQFLWGVG
- the RNF183 gene encoding E3 ubiquitin-protein ligase RNF183 isoform X1, giving the protein METGPGLVAGGEEAGSQSSVDSGEGETGASGLSGSLTTPVPRKPRPPVSDLRMAERQGQEPECPVCWNPFNNTFHTPKVLDCCHSFCVECLAHLSLVTPARRRLLCPLCRQPTVLASGQPVTDLPTDTAVLTLLRLEPHHIILEGHQLCLKDQPKSRYFLRQPRVYTLDLGPEPGSQTGPPQDMGPATRSLPVPIPSHYSPRECFRNPQFRIFAYLMAVILSVTLLLIFSIFWTKQFLWGVG
- the RNF183 gene encoding E3 ubiquitin-protein ligase RNF183 isoform X2, translated to MDAWSTEEGLRRPPVSDLRMAERQGQEPECPVCWNPFNNTFHTPKVLDCCHSFCVECLAHLSLVTPARRRLLCPLCRQPTVLASGQPVTDLPTDTAVLTLLRLEPHHIILEGHQLCLKDQPKSRYFLRQPRVYTLDLGPEPGSQTGPPQDMGPATRSLPVPIPSHYSPRECFRNPQFRIFAYLMAVILSVTLLLIFSIFWTKQFLWGVG